The following proteins come from a genomic window of Falco rusticolus isolate bFalRus1 chromosome 9, bFalRus1.pri, whole genome shotgun sequence:
- the RPL35 gene encoding 60S ribosomal protein L35, translating to MAKIKARDLRGKKKEELLKQLDDLKVELSQLRVAKVTGGAASKLSKIRVVRKSIARVLTVINQTQKENLRKFYKGKKYKPLDLRPKKTRAMRRRLNKHEENLKTKKQQRKERLYPMRKYAIKA from the exons aTG GCCAAGATCAAGGCCCGAGACCTGcgggggaagaagaaggaggagctgctgaagcagctggacGATCTGAAGGTGGAGCTGTCGCAGCTTCGCGTGGCCAAGGTGACCGGTGGGGCCGCCTCCAAGCTCTCCAAGAT ACGTGTGGTTCGTAAATCCATTGCCAGAGTCTTAACTGTTATCAATCAGACCCAGAAGGAGAACTTGAGGAAGTTTTACAAG GGCAAAAAGTATAAGCCTCTTGATCTGCGGCCGAAGAAGACTCGTGCCATGCGACGCAGATTAAATAAGcatgaagaaaatctgaagaCCAAAAAACAGCAGCGAAAAGAACGTTTGTACCCTATGCGAAAATATGCCATCAAGGCATAA